TATTCGAAAGAGCTCTTGGTTTTCCTCACAGGAGATCGAGCCGGAGCAACCGCCGGAGGTCCCTGGTGGCCGAATCGTCGACCAAGAGcgcctgcttcttcttctccttcgaaAACGACGGCAGCGGAAGCGATCTCGGCTTCGGCGACACGGCGAACGCCGACCGCCGCCGGGGACCTCGGCCCCGTCGCAATGTCCTGCTTCCTGGCCATCTCCGGCTTTGGACTTGATCCCGAAATGACAACTGGACCGTCGCCTCGCCGGAGGACAGCGGCCTTCCCCGTCACGAGGCCGCCGGGCCGCGCCTGCTCCAGCTGGCAGGGGACGACAGGCCGCTTCCTCGGCGGGTGCTGGTGGTGCCTCCTGTTCGGCCTCGGATTAGCGTAGGAGCTCCTGTAGCCGCTTCTCCTCCGGTGGGGGTAAGCCGCCGGGGAGGAGGCTCCCATTTGCCTGGCCAAGCAGTCCTGAGGCTGCAAGATCTCCGTCGCCATGGCCTCGATTCCAACCTAACCGGCGAAATCGACTGCACAAAACAATAATCGCTAGAGAGAGATTGCTAGAATAGAGCTGAAGGAGCTCGggaaatggtgggatttatagAGAGACAAAGCTTCCCCTTCTAAATCACACACATATGGAAGCTTCCCCTTGTAAATCATTCCACCTCCTTGGAAGCACTTCGATCATCGGACTCGTCACTAGAAAAAGGACGCCCGATCCCATGCCTCTTGCTAGGGAATCCCGCGAAACCGGCGCTAGAAATGGCGCCGATCACCACAGGCACAGCCTTGAGCAACACCTTATGGTCCTTCTTGTACGACGACGAGTACAAGCACTCCACAGTGTTCGGGTCCAGCAGCGCTGTCACTGCGAAAACTATGGTCGACAGCAACGCCAGCCCGGAGCTTGTACTCGGACAAGTCGACCAATTCAGAAGCCGGCGAGGACCACAGCCCTTTAGGCATGGCGATGCCGCAACGGACCAGGCCGTTGGAGCTGGTGCAGCTGTCGATGAAGCAAGAGAAAGCGCACGAGAAGCGCACGAGTGGCCATTGTTGGTCAGCAGGGGTTTGAGGAACTGGAACGTGAAGACCGTCCCCGTCGGGAGGAGCTTGATGAGGCTCCCTAGAGAAGCAAACGCGCCGTCCCTAAAGCCCTTGAGCTTGGGCGCATCGCTCTTGGGCTTCGCAGAGCTTGTGAAAGCCATGATCTTGCAGAACGCGCGACGATGGAGCGAACAGGGACTGAAAGATTCCAAGTGTTTGTGGTGCGATGCGAAGCTTCCTTGGTGGTGGGGGGATTACTTATAGCACCTGGAACTGGAAGAGGGAGGCGAAGAGGCTGGGATTGTTTCTACGTAACACGAAAGAGGGGAGCTTCGGAGAAAGGGATTGGCCTTCATCTCCGATCCGAGAGGCTTCAAGCTTGGACTGATATGCTCGTACGTGAGCTAGGGGAGTGCGTTGCTTCCTTGGGACAGTACTAGTGAAATTCGTTTGGATTCTTGTACAACCGTATCGTAGTTTGTCTCGTTGTATTACCTAACTAAGCATCTTATTACTCATTGAAGAGGAGTTTTATCATGATATATGTGATCTTGAGGAATGGCTGATGGTGTCGTTATTATATGGCGACCCCTTTTTGAACAGCTTATATTTCGTAATATCTACCATCCAGGTAATATTTAATAGAAgcctaaaaatatttgttgaattTCAGTCACAAATCGGCAAAACGACGGACATGAGGTACacatcaaatttgaaattgttacCGTTAGAGTActatttctctttcctctttgtgACCATGTTGACACAAAAATCGTCTTAATTTATCTGTTATTGCTGATGgtcacttgaaaaaaaatacaaaaaattgaataagaaaGTTACTATTATTGAGAGTAACGGACAACCTTCTGAACGTGGCTTAACTGCATCTGCTTGTAAGGAGATAGTGGACATCATTTTTCACAGAAACTGCTCATCTAAACTgctcctcttctcttcttgtATTCAGCCACTCTTCGCTATTTACATTCAACACTCACAGTCTTCTCTCCACACAAatctcttcatttctctcttaaGATGGCTCCCAATTCttgtttttcttaaaaaaaaatctagaaaatcatATTGTCTCTCTACTATTCTCTCAAGAGCACCAAAAGAAAGACCTTCATAGATTGATTTAACTAAGCAATAAATTGCATCCACCGAGTTATCTTTAAGCCAAAGTGTTAAAACGTCTCAACTGGTCGGAGAACATGGAGCATTGCAACAGCTAGCATGACTATGCCATCCTCAACAGAAGCAATAACGCCCATTGGCAAAACACTTGAGTCTTGTGTTACAGGTCGGTCGAACACGATCGATCAAACACCGTGTGGCCTTAGGATTTGTGATCTTAATTCAGCCTACACACGCACATGCTCAACACAAGGTCGACTGCACAAAGGCGTGAATGTATTCACTATCAATGAGTTGAGCTCAAATGAGGAGGAGggacccctatttatacaagttcgGGTCTTATGCTAGCTGTtgatcgtccctccgatccaacggtgGAGTTTAAATGATGCCATCATTATAAGTTTACACAGCAGGCCACTCAATGGTCGCAAGCATTGGGAAACAATCCACAGGCGTAAATCAGAAGCAAGATTAGGGTCAGCATGGGTGTCTGACATGGAGCAAGTGAATCACTCCATGTTTGTGCAAGGGATGGCCGAGCATTGATCTAGAGTTGATCGCTAGTCATGCACGAGCCGTTCCCTGTGTCACGCACTAATGAATCAAGCATGGTCGAGGGATTGTTCAAGGGCTGATCAAGGATGGATGCGGGATCAGTCAGGGATCAGTCGGGATTGGAACCGATCAGGGCTTGTCCACGGCAAGCCCTTGTGCGTGACACGGCCGAGTCATGGACGGTCTTGGACATGCTTCGTCCGTCGGCCGTGTCACTTGACTGCAACTTCAACAAGAAATTGCCATCGCACCCACTGTTCCCCTACTACGACTGccttcaccaattcaaattaaaaatcgTCCACTGGAGAAACTAGTAGAGCTTTAGGAAATGGTTCACAATTATCTTTTGGCAAAAGTTCCATCTCTTCATGCTCCTGAATCCAGCACTGTTCAAAGTCAACTACTAACCCTGCCTACTGCACCCGTTGGTGAGCTTTCTTGTCTTGTTGAACAAACATCTCCTAAAAAACCCTCTACAAACAAAGACGACAAGGATGTTGTTGTTGACATAGAAGGGAAAAATGAGCCTATTGAACAACCAACTATGGATCAACCCACAATGCCATCCATCAAGAAGTCCCCGTTCCAACTGTTGAACAACCAGAGGCCACCACCGAACAAAGTGAGCCTCAAACAGAAACTGAGGAAACATCAGGTGACAAGCGAAAGGAAATGACGATGAACGGGTATTTCAACACTTCGAGCCCACTGAAGGCTTTGAAATTAATCCCTCTTTAGATTCTCAAAAGTTTTTAAGCAAAGATCATGAACAAGCTTTTCAGTCTTTTGACAAACGTGGTGTCCTATCCCCCATCACCATGTTGATTTTAACTACCTCGATGTCACGGTATCTTCATTTATGAGTTCTTTAAGGATCTCAAGCTAAAATTTTCCTCCTCCTTGAAAAAAGAAGTTCATCTCGATTTTTGTGATCTTGTTTTATTCAAATCTTCACTTTCCAAGCCACAATTCATTTATCTGttgaagaaaacttccttatttgttttgaagttgacaaaacgtttccatcagtctagtctgaagacttgcagactctatcgtcaaagtctgaagacctccagattcaagatttaaagtctatcctcactgatagtttcaagaccgacgaagaaaaaatttatccgaccaagagaagacttatccagtATATCTTTAAGAATTTGGTTCAtatggttgaagaagatctcacggctggagatagcatctcgtgat
This region of Eucalyptus grandis isolate ANBG69807.140 chromosome 8, ASM1654582v1, whole genome shotgun sequence genomic DNA includes:
- the LOC104417420 gene encoding protein DMP2; amino-acid sequence: MAFTSSAKPKSDAPKLKGFRDGAFASLGSLIKLLPTGTVFTFQFLKPLLTNNGHSCASRALSLASSTAAPAPTAWSVAASPCLKGCGPRRLLNWSTCPSTSSGLALLSTIVFAVTALLDPNTVECLYSSSYKKDHKVLLKAVPVVIGAISSAGFAGFPSKRHGIGRPFSSDESDDRSASKEVE